In the genome of Chelonia mydas isolate rCheMyd1 chromosome 26, rCheMyd1.pri.v2, whole genome shotgun sequence, one region contains:
- the LOC102935401 gene encoding phosphoglycerate mutase 2, with product MPTHRLVIVRHGESTWNQENRFCGWFDADLSEKGAEEARRGAQALREAGYEFDVCYTSVLKRAIRTLWAILDGIDQMWLPVVRTWHLNERHYGGLTGLNKAETAAQHGEEQVKIWRRSYDIPPPPMDEQHLYYQVISKERRYAGLKPGELPTCESLKDTIARALPFWNEEIVPQIKAGKRVLIAAHGNSLRGIVKHLEGMSDAAIMELNLPTGIPIVYELDESLKPTKPMQFLGDEETVRKAMEAVAAQGKVQK from the exons ATGCCGACCCACCGGCTAGTGATCGTGCGCCACGGCGAAAGCACCTGGAACCAGGAGAACCGCTTCTGTGGCTGGTTCGACGCTGACCTGAGCGAGAAGGGGGCGGAGGAGGCGCGGCGCGGGGCCCAGGCCCTCCGGGAGGCGGGCTACGAGTTCGATGTCTGCTACACCTCGGTGCTCAAGAGGGCCATCCGCACCCTCTGGGCCATCCTGGACGGCATCGACCAGATGTGGCTGCCTGTGGTGCGCACCTGGCACCTCAACGAGCGCCACTACGGGGGCCTGACGGGCCTCAACAAGGCCGAGACCGCCGCTCAGCACGGCGAGGAGCAGGTGAAGATCTGGCGGCGCTCCTACGACATTCCCCCGCCTCCCATGGACGAGCAGCACCTCTACTACCAGGTCATCAGCAAG gagagGCGCTACGCAGGCCTGAAGCCCGGGGAACTGCCCACGTGCGAGAGCCTCAAAGACACCATCGCCCGCGCCCTGCCCTTCTGGAATGAGGAGATCGTCCCCCAAATCAAAGCCGGCAAGAGGGTGTTGATCGCCGCCCACGGGAACAGCCTGCGTGGCATCGTCAAGCACCTGGAGG GGATGTCCGACGCCGCCATCATGGAGCTGAACCTGCCAACTGGGATCCCCATTGTGTATGAACTGGACGAGAGCCTGAAGCCCACCAAGCCCATGCAGTTCCTGGGCGACGAGGAAACCGTGCGCAAGGCCATGGAGGCTGTGGCGGCTCAGGGCAAGGTCCAgaagtga